Proteins from a genomic interval of Triplophysa dalaica isolate WHDGS20190420 chromosome 21, ASM1584641v1, whole genome shotgun sequence:
- the elavl1b gene encoding ELAV-like protein 1b isoform X1 — translation MAVRRGHIRYLKVCEVQSQGNERDKSAAAKQDVYDMPNGYEDHMGDEPSNAKTNLIVNYLPQNMSQEELRSLFSSIGEVESAKLIRDKMAGHSLGYGFVNYVNPNDAERAINTLNGLRLQSKTIKVSYARPSSESIKDANLYISGLPKTMTQKDVEDMFTRFGRIINSRVLVDQASGLSRGVAFIRFDKRSEADEAIKLLNGSKPPGATEPITVKFAANPNQTKNSQLLSQLYHTQSRRFGGPVHHQAQRFRFSPMSVDHMSSVSSMNVPSSSASGWCIFVYNLGQDADEGILWQMFGPFGAVTNVKVIRDFNTNKCKGFGFVTMTNYEEAAMAIASLNGYRLGDKVLQVSFKTSKSHK, via the exons ATGGCCGTCAGAAGAGGACACATACGATATTTAAAA GTCTGTGAGGTTCAGAGCCAAGGGAATGAAAGAGACAAGAGTGCTGCTGCAAAG CAAGACGTCTACGATATGCCAAATGGGTACGAAGACCACATGGGTGATGAGCCAAGTAATGCTAAAACCAATCTGATCGTCAACTACCTGCCGCAGAACATGAGTCAGGAGGAGCTTCGCAGTCTGTTCAGCAGCATTGGAGAGGTGGAGTCAGCCAAACTCATAAGGGACAAGATGGCAG GCCACAGTTTAGGGTACGGATTTGTTAACTATGTTAACCCTAATGATGCAGAAAGGGCAATCAATACACTCAATGGCCTGAGACTACAGTCTAAAACTATCAAG GTCTCGTATGCTCGGCCGAGTTCTGAAAGCATCAAAGATGCCAATCTGTATATCAGTGGTTTACCCAAGACCATGACGCAGAAGGATGTCGAGGACATGTTTACCCGCTTCGGACGCATAATTAATTCTCGTGTGCTGGTCGATCAGGCTTCAG GGCTGTCACGTGGAGTGGCTTTCATTCGGTTTGATAAGAGGTCTGAAGCAGATGAAGCTATTAAACTACTGAATGGCTCCAAACCACCTGGTGCCACTGAACCAATCACAGTGAAGTTTGCTGCAAATCCTAACCAGACCAAGAACTCCCAGCTCCTCTCCCAACTCTACCATACTCAATCCCGTAGGTTCGGAGGACCTGTTCACCATCAGGCCCAGCGCTTCAG GTTCTCACCCATGAGTGTTGACCACATGAGCAGTGTCTCCAGTATGAATGTGCCCAGTAGCTCTGCCTCTGGCTGGTGTATTTTCGTCTATAATTTGGGTCAGGATGCAGATGAAGGTATTCTCTGGCAGATGTTTGGTCCTTTTGGGGCCGTCACAAACGTCAAGGTCATCCGTGACTTTAATACCAACAAATGCAAAGGGTTTGGGTTTGTTACCATGACAAATTACGAGGAAGCAGCAATGGCCATCGCTAGCCTGAATGGATATCGCTTGGGGGACAAAGTCCTGCAagtgtcatttaaaaccagcaagtcTCATAAGTGA
- the elavl1b gene encoding ELAV-like protein 1b isoform X2 — translation MTQKDVEDMFTRFGRIINSRVLVDQASGLSRGVAFIRFDKRSEADEAIKLLNGSKPPGATEPITVKFAANPNQTKNSQLLSQLYHTQSRRFGGPVHHQAQRFRFSPMSVDHMSSVSSMNVPSSSASGWCIFVYNLGQDADEGILWQMFGPFGAVTNVKVIRDFNTNKCKGFGFVTMTNYEEAAMAIASLNGYRLGDKVLQVSFKTSKSHK, via the exons ATGACGCAGAAGGATGTCGAGGACATGTTTACCCGCTTCGGACGCATAATTAATTCTCGTGTGCTGGTCGATCAGGCTTCAG GGCTGTCACGTGGAGTGGCTTTCATTCGGTTTGATAAGAGGTCTGAAGCAGATGAAGCTATTAAACTACTGAATGGCTCCAAACCACCTGGTGCCACTGAACCAATCACAGTGAAGTTTGCTGCAAATCCTAACCAGACCAAGAACTCCCAGCTCCTCTCCCAACTCTACCATACTCAATCCCGTAGGTTCGGAGGACCTGTTCACCATCAGGCCCAGCGCTTCAG GTTCTCACCCATGAGTGTTGACCACATGAGCAGTGTCTCCAGTATGAATGTGCCCAGTAGCTCTGCCTCTGGCTGGTGTATTTTCGTCTATAATTTGGGTCAGGATGCAGATGAAGGTATTCTCTGGCAGATGTTTGGTCCTTTTGGGGCCGTCACAAACGTCAAGGTCATCCGTGACTTTAATACCAACAAATGCAAAGGGTTTGGGTTTGTTACCATGACAAATTACGAGGAAGCAGCAATGGCCATCGCTAGCCTGAATGGATATCGCTTGGGGGACAAAGTCCTGCAagtgtcatttaaaaccagcaagtcTCATAAGTGA
- the si:ch73-60h1.1 gene encoding calcium/calmodulin-dependent protein kinase type IV, with protein sequence MPTSQSGACSVEYWVDGSRRDATVEDFYNMGPELGRGATSVVFRCEEKQAEKPYAVKVLKKTIDKKIVRTEIGVLLRLSHPNIIRLKEIFETEIEIFLILELVTGGELFDRIVERGYYSERDAAHVIKQILEAVAYLHENGVVHRDLKPENLLYADLSIDAPLKIADFGLSKIIDEQVTMKTVCGTPGYCAPEILRGNAYGPEVDMWSVGVILYILLCGFEPFFDPRGDQYMYSRILNCDYEFVSPWWDEVSLNAKDLVSKLIVLDPHKRLTVKQALEHPWVLGKAARFSHMDTTQRKLQEFNARRKLKAAMKAVVATSRMHESSRRRTDSCEMPNSDKTSRQGSIQKENTLDSLKEPIPIKEGSEQVEDGNVPSSPSPPLRPPHKSKPSGLPGTMPVRPPLIAEGHRQTSVILKAPVVRPRVPKKSCSVDPGGKCEPLSTTPPSPKNLSNGFSVGVEAGGSTSECQ encoded by the exons ATGCCCACCTCTCAGTCCGGCGCGTGCTCGGTGGAATACTGGGTCGATGGCTCGCGCCGAGATGCGACAGTGGAGGATTTCTACAACATGGGCCCAGAATTAGGCAG GGGTGCCACGTCTGTTGTATTTCGCTGCGAAGAGAAGCAAGCAGAGAAACCTTACGCTGTCAAAGTCCTGAAGAAAACG ATCGACAAAAAAATTGTGAGGACGGAGATCGGAGTCTTGCTTCGTCTTTCTCATCCAAATATC ATTCGGTTGAAGGAAATCTTCGAGACTGAGATAGAGATCTTCCTCATTCTAGAGCTGGTCACAGGTGGAGAACTATTTGACAG GATTGTGGAGAGAGGTTACTACAGCGAGAGAGATGCTGCTCATGTCATCAAACAGATCCTGGAAGCTGTGGCG TACTTGCATGAGAATGGAGTTGTTCACAGAGACCTCAAACCAGAAAATCTCCTCTACGCTGACCTTTCAATAGACGCGCCTCTTAAAATAG CTGACTTTGGCCTGTCCAAGATAATCGATGAGCAAGTGACCATGAAGACAGTGTGTGGGACCCCCGGCTACTGCG CCCCTGAGATCCTCAGAGGAAACGCTTACGGTCCAGAGGTCGACATGTGGTCGGTGGGAGTCATCCTTTACATTCT GCTTTGCGGGTTCGAACCATTTTTCGATCCGAGGGGTGACCAGTACATGTACAGTCGCATACTGAACTGCGACTATGAGTTTGTCTCCCCCTGGTGGGATGAAGTCTCCCTCAATGCCAAGGATTTG GTTAGTAAGCTCATAGTGCTGGACCCTCATAAACGTCTTACGGTGAAACAGGCTCTGGAGCACCCATGGGTGCTTGGAAAGGCAGCACGTTTCTCCCACATGGACACGACACAGAGGAAACTACAAGAATTCAATGCCCGCCGCAAATTGAAG GCTGCTATGAAAGCTGTGGTGGCCACAAGCCGTATGCACGAGAGCTCACGGCGGCGGACCGACAGTTGTGAGATGCCCAACTCGGACAAGACCTCTCGGCAAGGCAGCATACAAAAGGAAAACACATTGGATTCTCTAAAGGAGCCCATTCCTATCAAAGAAGGCTCTGAGCAGGTTGAAGACGGTAACGTGCCGTCCTCTCCAAGTCCTCCCCTCCGCCCTCCACATAAATCCAAACCCTCTGGCCTGCCTGGAACCATGCCCGTCCGTCCGCCTCTGATAGCGGAGGGGCACCGGCAGACCTCCGTCATCCTGAAAGCTCCTGTGGTACGACCCAGAGTTCCAAAAAAGAGCTGCTCTGTGGATCCTGGTGGCAAATGTGAGCCTTTGAGCACCACTCCACCCAGTCCCAAGAACCTCAGTAATGGTTTCTCCGTGGGTGTAGAGGCAGGTGGCAGTACATCTGAATGTCAGTAA